The genomic DNA GGGACAGCCGGACCTTGCGCCCGATCTTGCGGAGCAGACCGCGGCACTTCCCCTCCGCGCACATCGTTACCATGCGTGGACGCACATTCCGACGACCACTGACGACGACGAGGGACGGGCGAGCGCGTGGCCGAGGCGGCAGACTTCCAAGGGATGAGTCCCTCACCTGCCCGCCGGTGGCTGAAGCGCACCGGCGCACTGCTCGCCGGAGCGCCTCTGCTGGCCGGCCTCCTCCAGCTGCCCGTGGCACCGTCCGCGTACGCCGCGGAGAAGGCCTCCCCGGCCGACGCTTCCGGATCCCGCACGGTCGACGTCTCCCTCGACTCGCTCAGCCCCAGCGTCCCCACCGACGGCGACACCGTCACCGTCTCGGGCACGGTCACGAACCACGGCAAGCAGACGATCACGGGCGCCCATGTGGGACTGCGGGTGAACGCGCCCCTGAGCGACCGCACGGCGATCACCGACGCCGCCGAGCGCAGGGGATACCAGCCGGGCGTGGACGGCGCCGAGATCGGCGGCAAGTACGTCGAGAAGTTCCCCCAGCTCGCCGCGGGCGTCTCACAGCACTTCGACATCTCCGTGCCCGTCAAGGAGCTGGACCTCGGTTCCGACGGGGTCTACCAGCTGGGCGTCTCGCTGTCCGGCCAGACCGCGGCTCAGCCGTGGGACCAGGTGCTCGGCATCCAGCGGACGTTCCTGCCCTGGCAGCCGGACGGCGCCGACCCGAAGACGAAGACCACCTACCTCTGGCCGCTGATCTCCACCGTCCACCAGACCGCGGAGACCGGCTCGAACGAACAGCAGACGCCCGTCTTCCGGAACGACGACCTGGCCAAGGAGATCTCCCCGGGCGGCCGCCTGGACCAGCTCCTGTCACTCGGCAAGGAACTCGACGTCACCTGGGTGATCGACCCCGACCTGCTCGCCTCAGTGGACGCGATGGCGGGCAGCTACAGCATCCAGAACGGGAACGGCAGCAAGACGGCGGGCAAGAACCAGGCGGTCGCCAAGCAGTGGCTCGCCGAACTGGAGAAGACGGTCGAGGACAAGGAGATCGTCGCCCTTCCCTTCGCCGACCCCGATCTCGCCTCGCTCGCGCACAACGGCAAGAACGTCACCGGCTCCCTGAGCCACCTGAAGGACGCCACGGACGTGGCGGCGAGCACCGTGGAGACCGTCCTCCATGTGAAGCCCAGCACGGACTTCGCCTGGCCCGCGGACGGTGCCGTCGACCCGTCGATCGTCAAGGTCGCCACCTCCGCGGGCGCCGACAAGGTGATCGCCCGCAGCGACAGCCTCAAGGAGACCGGCGGACTGTCCTACACGCCCTCCGCCGCCCGCCCCGTCGGCGGCGGCACCACGGCGGTCGTCGCGGACGCCCCCCTGTCCACGGCGTTCCAGGGCGACATGACCAAGGCCGACACCTCCACGCTCGCCGTGCAGCGATTCCTGGCCCAGAGCCTGATGATCAGCCTTCAGGATCCGGACAAGCAGCGCAGCATCGTCGTCGCCCCGCAGCGCATGCCGTCCGCGAGTCAGGCCCAGACGATGGCGCAGGCGCTGACGGCCCTCCAGGAAGGCAACTGGGCCCAGCCACAGGATCTGTCCGCGGCCGCGAAGGCCAAGCCGGACCCCGGCGCCACCACGCGGATCCCGTCCGCGTCCGCGTACCCCTCCTCGCTGCGCAAGCAGGAGCTGCCGCAGTCTGCGTTCGAAAAG from Streptomyces avermitilis MA-4680 = NBRC 14893 includes the following:
- a CDS encoding DUF6049 family protein codes for the protein MAEAADFQGMSPSPARRWLKRTGALLAGAPLLAGLLQLPVAPSAYAAEKASPADASGSRTVDVSLDSLSPSVPTDGDTVTVSGTVTNHGKQTITGAHVGLRVNAPLSDRTAITDAAERRGYQPGVDGAEIGGKYVEKFPQLAAGVSQHFDISVPVKELDLGSDGVYQLGVSLSGQTAAQPWDQVLGIQRTFLPWQPDGADPKTKTTYLWPLISTVHQTAETGSNEQQTPVFRNDDLAKEISPGGRLDQLLSLGKELDVTWVIDPDLLASVDAMAGSYSIQNGNGSKTAGKNQAVAKQWLAELEKTVEDKEIVALPFADPDLASLAHNGKNVTGSLSHLKDATDVAASTVETVLHVKPSTDFAWPADGAVDPSIVKVATSAGADKVIARSDSLKETGGLSYTPSAARPVGGGTTAVVADAPLSTAFQGDMTKADTSTLAVQRFLAQSLMISLQDPDKQRSIVVAPQRMPSASQAQTMAQALTALQEGNWAQPQDLSAAAKAKPDPGATTRIPSASAYPSSLRKQELPQSAFEKIEAIQSKLDNFKVILTAPPRVVTPFGRAIDRGISASWRGRASEAETFREEVESYLDVLTEQVKLIEKSDANLSGRSATIPVTVQNNLLQGVEHLVLRLKSSNPTRLKIGDGPYDEKPIAVAGGHSQSVKFTTSANANGPVTVVAQLFTEDGQPYGPEVAFDVKVTEVTPTVMLVIAGGVLLLVLAGFRMYTQRKRAAARRTAEEQEAGPGDEGLNEEPEGTVDTEDTEGSTDGPRDESGTEPEADDPEHPSDPTPDTAPESADPSGTGERVDR